GCGCTCGTCATTTCACTCCTGACCCTCGCATCCTTCGCGGCGCCCGCCGCGGCGAAATGTCCCACGTGCGTCGACGGCGTCTCGGTCCAGACACCCGATGGCCAGCCGTGGTCCGAGGGCAAGCCGGTGACGCTGGTCGTGACCGCGCGACGTGGTGACCCGGGCGCGGCGTTCCCGACGACCGGGCTCGCCGTGATCATGCAGACCGACCGCGAGCGCACGAAGTGCCTCGACGTCCCGCTCAAGCTGGTGAGCCAGTCGGGCGACGGCGCGCTGTACGCCGGTGTCTTCTATCCGTTCCGTGCCGCCGTGTACTCCGGTCTCGTGCAGTTCGGCGAGTTCTCATTCGATGTGACGATCGATGTGAACACGATCGCGGCGACGACCCCGCTCGCGACGAGCGACCTGCCCGTCGCCGCACCCGAGCAGGCCGTCGGCGAGACCCTCAGCTACACGATCGGCGCGGTGCCGTTCATGCTGATCGCGATCGGCTTCTGGTCCGCGATTGTCCTGCTCATCGCCCGGCGACAGCCGCGGACGCGGACGGTCTAGTGCGGAGGCTCCTCCTCGGAGCGGTCCTCCTCATCCTCGGCTGCGAGGGAGCGGCGACGCTCCCCGCTCCCTCGCAGAAAACGCCCGCTGCCGTGCCGACGGCGACGATCGACGTCAGCGACATGATGGGCGCGTTCCCCGCCGCAACATTCTTCGTGGTCGCTAGCGATGGCGTTCGCGCGATCGCGCTCCTCAACCACTACACCAGGTACACGATCCCCACATCGGGCGAGGCGCAGGTCACGACTTCGATCGACGGCAAGCTGTTCGTCGTCGACGACGCGCCGGATGGGACGCGCCTGCGGTCGTTCGACATGGGGAGCGGCGGCGAGCGCGGCTCGCGAATCGAGCGCGGCCGCCGCCTGCTTGCAACGGGCATCGGCCATGGGGCGATCGCCTCCGACCCGGCGTCTGGATCCCTCGTTGTTCTCTTCGACTCCGGCGGGCGGCGCGTCGCCGAGGCCTTCGACCACGTGACCTTGGAGCCTCTTGGTCGTCGGCTCGATGCCGATTGCGGCGATCGCCTCCTTGTCGGGGGCGGCCGCACCGCGGTCGCCTGCTACGAGCGCGGCGTGCTGCGGATCGCCGAGGGCACGAGCGGCGGGACGACGTTCACCTGGGACCCCGCCCTTGGTCCACTCGTCGCCGCGGCCATGCTCCCCGGCGGCAGCGCCCTTGTCGGACGAGGCGATGGGACGCTCGCACGCCTCGCCGCCGAGACGCGCGATGGCGAACGTTTCGCGGCCTTCCGCGAGGGCGGCCTTGTGCGCGATGGCCTCGCGGTGGCCGACAAAGGGACATTCGTGGCCGCGCTCTCGACCGACGACGCGAAGATCGGAGTCTCGACCGTGGGCGGGCGCGCAGGCGTGGTCCACATCTCGCTCCCGCGCGGCGAGCAACCCGTTGGCGGGATCGTCGCGCTGTGGCCGTTCGCGTACTGGGTGAGCGGCAGGGACGCCCGTCACGTCGATCTCGCGCAGGGATTCGCGGAGACGATGTCCTCGATGGTGGCGACCGCTCGCGTGCTGCCCGGCGCCGCGGGCGACCGCTGAACCGGGGCTGCTAGCGCATCGCCTCGAGGAGCGGGTTGACGTCGCGCTCGAAGGAGTTCTGGTCTACGAGCGGCGTCTCTTTCAGAGCCGGGATCCGGCGGAAGACCTCGTCCTCGTACGTCGGGAGGTCGATCTCGTAGTACACGCCGATCGGGATGGGCTCGTCCTCGTAGCTTCGTGCGACCGCGGCGGCCTTCTTCGCGATGATCTCCTGCTTGTCGGTCGGGTCCTGCACCTTGCCGTCGAAACCCTGCTCCTCGAGCTTGTACAGGCGCGAGCGCTTCTCGGGAAGATCCGCGCCCTCATACCACTCCTTCGTGTAGAGGTCGTTGTACGTCGGGCACGTCTGCAGCACGTCCACCAGCGCCGCGCCGCGGTGCTGCATCGCGCGCGCGATGATGCCTGCGGTGTACTTCGGCTCGAGCGCGTACGCCCGCGCGATGAACGTGTAGCCGGAGGCGATCGCCATCGCGACCGGGTTGATGCCGTCCTGGATCGACTGCTCGGGCATCGACTTCGTCTTCTTGCCCTTCGCCAGCGTTGGTGACGCCTGGCCCTTGGTGAGTCCGTAGACGTTGTTGTTGTGGACGATGTATGCGAAGTCGACGTTGCGACGGCCCGCGCCGACGAAGTAGCCGGCGCCGATGCCGTACCCATCGCCGTCGCCGCCGAGCGCGAGCACCGTCTGGTTCGTATTCGCGAGACGCGCGCCGGTCGCGACCGTCAGGACGCGGCCGTGCAGCGTGTGGAACCCGTAGGCGTTGATGTAGTGCGGGGTCTTTCCAGAGCAGCCGATGCCCGAGAACACCGCGACCTTGTCGGGGTCGAGCTGCTGTTGCGCGAGCGCCATCTGGATGCTGGTGAGGATGCCGAAATCTCCGCAGTTGTGAAGCGCGCCAGCCTCGGTCACGTACGAGTGCACGTCAGCCACCTCGAGGTTGTGGACCATCCCGTCGTAGGGGACGACCTCGTTCTTCCTGATCGGCAGGTAGACGTAACTCTCGTCGATGCACATGGGCGGCTTGCCCTTGCCACGCTCGCGCAGCGGCTCGCCGAGGATCGATCTCACGATGTTGTAGTCGCGAACACTGACAACTTCGACCGCGTATGCCCTCCGGTGACCCGGGCGCGCGGGCTGAGGGCTGATGGTCGGAACCGCGCCCTGGCGGATGAGAAGCGTCTTCACCTGCTGCGCAAGGACCGCCGAGATCGTCTTGAAGTGGCCCTTCGTGTCGTTGCGCCATCCATCGCCCAGCCAGAGTCCGCGAATGAGCTCTCGTTGACGTGAAGCGGGTAGAGACATCAGTGGTTCAGGGATCCGCTTGCTCTCCGCACCCGATCCGAACCATTCGGAGAAGATCTCAGCCAGGTAGCTCGAGTCGACCAAGACGTCGACCGATCCCTTATCGCTCCGGTCGACAGTTCGGGCACTGAGTTCGCTGACCTTGCCGACCAAAGCGACGGCATCATCGATCAGGGGGTGCTCGTGGGAGCCAAACGTCATCACGAGCGAGCGCTCGTGCCGATAGCCTTCCGCCACGTAGTAGCCGGCGAGCCGCAGGAAATCATCGTTGACAGTGATCGTTCCAGGCAGCGGCTTGCTCCGAGTGTCCTTCTTTTTCCTCGTGTAAGCCAGCGGCAAGGACTCAATGTCGACGCCCGCGGTGACACGTGGATACGCCAAGTAATCGCCGGGCCGGACCTCTCCGGCTGGGACCCACTCTGGAGTCCAGCTCGTATTCACGCGCTTGCGGCGCTGGCGTCGGACGACGTACATCGGGTGATCGGACGTGATGAACAGCTCGCCGAAGCTCTTTACGCGCACACGGTGAAGGGTGTCGGGATGCTCGTGTGACATGACCTCCGTGACCACGTGACCCTTGCCGTCATGTCCCAGTACGCGATCGCCGACTTTGACTTCGCCGATCGGTTTGCTGGTGCTGTCTTCCATGACGATGCGCGTGTCGGGAGCGACACAGCCCGCGCACCAATCGTTATGCAGCTCGGACTTGTAGTCCTTGATCGTGAGCTTCACCGGAGTGTTAACGGACATGCGTCACCACCGGCTCGGCCTTGCCACCCACATACGCACTCTCGAGCGCACGCACGACCTCGTCCTCGCTGAACGGCCGGCCGTCGTACTTGTTGATGCGGTCTTTGATGATCACGCCGGTGTGCTCGGTCACGAGTGACGCGAGCTGCCCCGAGTAGTTCTCCTCCAAGCTCACGATCCGTTTCGCCTTGCGGAGGATGTTGCCCACCGCCTCAGCGGGGAACGGCTTCATCAGCCGGCACTGCAGGAAGTTGATCTTCTTGCCCCGACCCTCGAGCACCTTGATCGCGTCAAGGATCGTGCCCTTCGTTGAGCCCCATGCGAGCACCGTGAGTTCGGCGTCCGCGGGTCCGTGCAGCGTGTACTGCTGATCCTGGGGGATCGCCTTCTGCGCGAGCGCGAGCTTGCCCATGCGCTTATGCATCATCGCCATGCGCATTTCGACGCCCTCGGTGATGTGCCCATCAGGGTCGTGCTCGTCCGATGTCACCCAGAAACGTCCGCCCGCGATGCCCGGCCGGCTGCGCGGCGAGATGCCGTCCTTCGTCAGCGCGTACCGGAGGTATTCCTGGACGGCCTTGCCGTCCTTGCCGTTGTGACCGTTCGCGCTGTCGTTCGGGCCCTTCGCGTCGACGGCGGTCCACTCGCTGCCGCTGAAGCGCTCGCCGCGATCGATCTTGTCGTACTTCAGCTCGAGCTTGTCGATCGTCGTGTAGACCGACGCGAGCTTCTTGTCCGACAGGACGATGATCGGCATCTGGTAACGCTCCGCCCAGTTGAAGGCCGAGAAGATGTCCTGGTACGACTCGCGGAGATCGCCCGGCGCGGTGACGATGTGCGGGAAGTCACCCTGCGCCGGGTGCAGCGCGAACTGCAGGTCACCCTGTTCCTGCCGCGTTGGCATCCCGGTCGACGGCCCGCCGCGCTGGTACAGCACGAGCACCGGGCCCGGCGCTTCCGTGATCGAGGCGAAGCCGATGCCCTCCACCATGAGCGCGAAACCGGGCCCGCTCGTCGCCGTCGCGACGCGCACGCCCATGTGCGCGGCACCGACCGCCATGTTGATCGAGCTGATCTCGTCCTCGCACTGCACGACGAGCAGATTGAAGTCGCGCTGGTGCCGCTCGAGGAACACGCTCTCGTCGGTCGCGGGCGAGATGGGGTAGTAGGTCTGGAACGAGCAGCCCGCCTTCAGCTTCGCGATCGCGGCGATCTCGTAGCCCTTCGCGAGGATGCGCGCCTTCGGTTCCGCACCGGGCTTGAGCGTGTACGGGAAGTCCTTCGCGCTCTCGTGCTGCTTCACGTGCTCGAAGGCGAGGCGCGCGGCGCGGACGTTGAGCTCGCCGACCTCGGAGCGCTTGCCCTTGAACTGGCTGCGGATCACTTCGGCGACGAGGTCGAAGGGGTAGTCGCACAGCGCGAGCGACGCGCCGAGTCCCACGGTGTTCTTCATGACCTCGTAGCGCCGCGCCTGCTCGCCCTTGCCGACCTCTTCGAGCGCCTTCTTGATGATCTCCATGAACGGGACCGCGTAGAAGCGCAGGTCCGTGCGCTTGCTGTCCGCGGGCTTGAACTCGATCTCGCTGTCGTAGATGACGCCGCCGCCCTCGTTGATCTCGTGGAGATGGCCGAAGTGCGTCGGCCAGCGGCGATGGTGTCCGTCGCCCGTGAGCGTCTCGTCGTCGAGCGCGACCAGGATGTCAGCCGTGTCGCGGTAGGAGCGGATGTCCTCGTCGTCGACGCGCACGCGATAGAACGAGTGCTTGCCCATGATGTTGGAGTGGTATTCGATATTCGCGTACACGCGTAGACCGGCCCTCGAACAGGCCTTCGCGAACACTTCGGCTGAGGCGTTGATGCCGCTCCCCTGGGGTCCGCCGATCATCCAGGTGAGGCGATTCTTCTGCACTCGGAACAACTATTGTAAGCCGCGATGGCGGCGCGTCGGGAGAAAGACACACTCGGAGAGATCGACGTCCCTTCCGACGCGTTATGGGGAGCGCAGACGCAGCGAGCCATCGAGAACTACCCGATCTCCGGGTACAAACCTTTTCCTGCGTTCATTCATGCCATGGTGCGCGTGAAGCGTGCCGGGGCCCTCGCGAACGCCGAGGCCGGTCGTCTGGAGCCCAAACGACGCGACGCGATCGTGGCTGCCTGCGACGAGATCCTCGCCGGAAAGCACATGGATCAGTTCGTTGTCGATGTGTTCCATTCGGGCGCGGGCGTGTCGCTGCACATGAACGTGAACGAGGTGCTCGCCAATCGCGCGAACCAGATCTGCGGTGGCGGCCTCGGCACGTATGAGCACGTCAACCCGAACGACCACGTGAACATGAGCCAGTCGACGAACGACGTGACGCCGACCGCGATGCGCCTCGCGCATCTCGAGCTCACGAAGACGGTCTGCGAGGAGCTCGACAAGCTCGCCGACGCGCTCGCAGCGAAGGCCGCGCGGTACGCGAACGTCGTCAAACCCGGCCGCACGCATCTGCAGGATGCGGTGCCGATCACCTACGGGCAGGAGATCGGCGGGTGGGGGAGCCGCATCAAGGGCGCCGCCGCGCGTCTGCGCGCCGGCCGCACGGAGCTGTGCGAGCTTGGCATCGGCGGCACCGCCGCGGGGACCGGGCTGAACGCCGATCCACAGTTCCGCGAGCGCGTCTGCCGCTATCTCGCGGAGTGGTACGGCGAGCCGATCGTGCCGACGAAGGACCTGTTCGCGTCAATGCAGTCGATGGCGCCATTCGTGCGCATCTCCAGCGGCATGCGGACCGCCTCGATCGAGCTCTCACAGATGTGCAACGACATCCGCATCCTCGTGTCGGGGCCCAGGACCGGATTTGGCGAGCTTGTGATCCCGGCGGTGCAGCCGGGCTCGTCGATCATGCCGGGCAAGATCAACCCGGCGATCGCCGAGATGGTCAACCAGGTCTGCTTCCAGGTCATAGGCAATGACGCGACGGTCGCGTGGGGTGCACAGGCCGGGCAGCTCGAGCTGAACGTGATGATGCCGGGCATCAACTACGCGGTGTGCTTCTCCGCGACGATCCTCGCGAACGCGGTGCGGCAGCTGCGCACGCGGACGATCGAGGGCATGCGCGTCGACGAAGCTCGCGTGAAGGAGCTCATGGACTCGAGCCCATCGCTCATCGTGACCGCGCTCACGCCGCACGTCGGATACGCGAAGTCGGCGGCCCTGGTGAAGCGCGCGCTCGCCGAGCGGCGACCGCTCATCGATGTCGCGCTCGACGAGAAGGTCCTGCCTGAAGACAAGCTGCGCAAGATCCTCGACGCGCTCCCGATGACGAAGGGCGGCGTGCAGTGATCGCGGGTCCGAAGATCGATGGGCACAGCGGATCGGTCCGCGTGCGCAGCACCGTGGCCTTCGAGGCGAAGCAGAAGATCCCGTACTTCCTCGGCGTGTCGGGAAAGACCGCGGGCGCGAAAGACCTCTCGCTGAGTCTCATCGTCGTTCCGCCGAAGGGGAAGGCCGAGCCGCACACGCACAGCGAGTTCGAAAGCGCGATCTATGTGATCAGTGGCAGGGCGGTCCACCACTGGGGCGATCGTCTGCAGCATTCGATGGAGACGGTGGCCGGGGACTTCCTCTTCGTCGCGCCCGGTGTCCCGCACTATCCCGAGAACCCCTACGACGAGCCGGTCATCGCGGTCGTCGCGCGCAACGACCCCGACGAGCAGGAGCACGTGATCCCGTTCGCCGAGAAATGACCGGCGGCGCTTCGTTCTCGCGTGACGGCCGCTACCGCTACCGCCTCTGGCGACGCTGGGACCGGTCGCGGCCGGCGATCGCGTTCTGCATGCTCAACCCCTCGACGGCCGACGCACGCCGAGACGACCCGACGATCCGACGATGCATCGGCTTCGCCCGCGACTGGGGCTATGGCGGTATCGAGGTGGTCAATATCTTCGCGCTGCGTGCGACGGATCCGCGCGAACTGCGATCGGCCCGCGATCCGGTCGGTCCGCGGAACGACGCGTTCATGCTGCGGGCTGCGGCGCAGTCGCCGGTCGTGATCGCCTGGGGCGTGCATGGCGTGTTGCGCGGTCGAGACGCCAAGGCGCTACGGCTCTTCGGTCCGCGCGCGCGACTCCTCGCGCTCGGACACACTCGATCTGGAGCGCCGCGCCACCCGCTCTACCTGCGGCGCGATGCAGAGGCCACGAAGTACGCGCCGGCCTGATCGAACGCCGGGCCCGAGCTCACTCGGGCCGTCGGCGCCGCGGGAAGCGCCTGGACAGGTTCCGACATGCGAGGTGCGGCGGCGACATCGTCGATCGACCGGTCGAAGGCCGGATAGTGGTTCGCGGGCACGGCCGAGAAGCGCGTGATACGCATCGCCGGGACGGACCCGCCGCACGAGACGACGATGAGGACCGCCAGCGCGAGCGCGGCGCGCCTCATACCGCCTCCGCGAGCTCGGGTGTGACCCGGTCGCGCGAGCGGAGCCGACCCACGATCCGCCGCGTGAGCGCGTCCATCGCCGCGTAGCCGGCGCCGATGCCAGTGGGCGGATTCCCGGCCGGGAGCCACAAGCCGGGGAGGACCGGCGCCCAGCGCCAGATCCCCAGACCGGTGCCGTAGAGCTCGAGCGTGGTCGTCATCGCGAAGCTCACCGCGTAGAGGAGGGGATACCGGCCGCGGACGATGAAGCGGATGAAGATGGCCCAGGTCACGAAGCCGAGCAGGTCGGGAAGCGGTTGGCGCACCAGGCCGACGAGCATCCACACCGTCGCACCGGCGGTGGCGGCGATCACGATGCGCCGCGCGTGGCGCTCGAGAAGAGGCAGCGACGCGATGCGCAGCGCCGCGAGGTAGAAGAGGCCGTGGCCGGCGGGCACGTAGAGCGGGAGATTCTCCAGGCGATACCGGTACGCGCCCCATACGATCGAGCCGATGATCTCCAGCAGCGTCGCGACCACGACGAGTGTCGCGATCTGCACGCGAACCGCGGGCGGCTGAAGGCGGAGCGCGACCGCGAGGAAGATCCAGGCCGTGAGCCCGAGCGCGGACTGTTCCAGCGCCGATGTGGCGCGGTCGAGCGGGAGCGCGACCGCGACGAATCCGGCGAAGCCGATCGCGTACGCGATCGAGCCGCGCGTGCTCAGTGGCCTACCCGATCTTTATCGACTTGATCTTGTCGCCGATCTTGATGCCGGCGACCACATCCATGCCCGACGTCACCTGGCCGAAGTTCGTGTACTGCTTGTCGAGGAATGTGGAGTCCTTTTTCACGACGAACCATTGACTGTCATTGTTGAAGGCCGGGTCCTGCCCGCGTGCGATGCCGACCGCGCCGAGCTTGAACGAGAGGTCGTTGTACTCGCTGGGCACGCGGTCTCCGCCGGTCCCGGTGCCTTTCGGATCGCCGCCCTGGACGACCCAGTCCTCAACTCGGTGGAACGTGAGGTTGTTGTAGAACCCACTGTTCGCCTTCCCGGCGAACCGTTCGACGGTCTGTGGCGCCTTGTCCGGCCGGAGTGTGAACGTGAACGAGCCGCCCTTCACGAGCTCGACGGTCGCCTGTGTCGCTTTGCCGCCGGGTGTTGGAGTTGCCGTGGTAGTCCCTCCTGTTTTGGTACCGCCGCTCTGCGCGGTCGAGCCGCAGGCCGCCAGCGCAACGCCGGCGACGAACCCATGTAGGACGGAGCGACGCTTCATCGCCTCCGACGATACGGGATATCGTCATTCTCCCGATGCCCACCTTTCAGGCGCCCCGCGGGACGCGGGACCTGCTCCCCGAAGAAGCGGCTGCGATGGATGCGCTCCAGGCCGTGGTGCAGGCGCGCGCGCTCCGCTACGGCTACGCGCGGATCAGCACGCCGATCATCGAGAACCGCGACGTCTTCGTGAAGGGCGTGGGCGAGGGGAGCGACATCGTCGGGTACGAGATGTACGAGGTCGGCCAGCGCGGCGAAGGCGGACTCACTCTTCGACCGGAGGGCACCGCTGCGGTAACGCGCGCGCTGCTCGAGAACGGCCTGCACAAGTCGCCGCAGCCGATCCGCTTCTTCTACTGGGAGCCGATGTTCCGCGGACAGCGACCGCAGCTCCTTCGCTTCCGTCAGTTCTGGCAGTGGGGCCTCGAGTGCTACGGCGCTCCCGAGCCCGCAGCGGACGTTGAGATCATCGACTTCGCGAACGGCCTGTTCGCGGAGGTCGGCTTCACCGCGTTCGAGCTCGAGATCAACACGATCGGTGACGAAGGGTGCCAGGCGAAGCTCAAGATCGCGCTCGGCGAGTACTTCTCGAAGCACCGCGAAGCGCTGAGTCCGCAGTCGCAGCGGCGCCTCGACACGAATGTGCTTCGCGTGCTGGATTCGAAGGAGCCGCAGGATCGCGAGATCGTCGCCGGCGCCCCGAAGCTGCGAGACATCCTGTGCGACGAGGACAAGAAGCACTTCGCCGAGGTGCAGGACGGACTGACGCGCCTGGGGATCGCGTACAAGGTCGTGGAGACGCTGGTGCGCGGACTCGACTACTACACGCGCACCGTCTCAGAGTTCGTGCTGACCGATCCCGAGTTCCGCAAGGGCAGCGACATCGCCGTCGCGGCCGGCGGGCGCTACGACGGCCTGGTGCGGCGGATGGGTGGGCCCGACCTGAGCGGCACCGGGATCGCCGGGGGCGTCGATGTCCTCCACTACGCGCTGAAGCAGCAGGGAGTGAGGGTGGCCGAGGAACCGAAGGCGGACGTGTACGTCGTGTCGGGCCAGCCGGACGACGTCGCCGATCGCACGCAGGTCGCGAACCCGCTGCGCGAGAAGGGCTTCCGGGTGGCGATCGACTATTCCTCTCGCTCGCTCGAAAGGCAGCTCGAGAGCGCGATCAAGCACGGCGCGAGCGTCGCGGTGATCCGTGGCACCCCGGAGGCGCGCGGCGGCAACCTCATCGTGCGCGACCTGATCAAGAGGGAGCAGCGGGTCACCAAGCTGGCCGCGGTGGTGACCGAGGTCGGTCGACACGCGCCGAAATATCCGAAGCCAACGCTTTGGAAGCCGCCGGCAAACCCCGACGATCACGAGCCCGGCGCTGCCGGCGAGGCGCCCTTCCTCACGGACCCGAGGGTCTAGAGATGCTGCGCACGCACACCGCCGGCGAGCTGCGCGCC
The sequence above is a segment of the Candidatus Limnocylindria bacterium genome. Coding sequences within it:
- a CDS encoding 2-oxoacid:acceptor oxidoreductase subunit alpha, giving the protein MQKNRLTWMIGGPQGSGINASAEVFAKACSRAGLRVYANIEYHSNIMGKHSFYRVRVDDEDIRSYRDTADILVALDDETLTGDGHHRRWPTHFGHLHEINEGGGVIYDSEIEFKPADSKRTDLRFYAVPFMEIIKKALEEVGKGEQARRYEVMKNTVGLGASLALCDYPFDLVAEVIRSQFKGKRSEVGELNVRAARLAFEHVKQHESAKDFPYTLKPGAEPKARILAKGYEIAAIAKLKAGCSFQTYYPISPATDESVFLERHQRDFNLLVVQCEDEISSINMAVGAAHMGVRVATATSGPGFALMVEGIGFASITEAPGPVLVLYQRGGPSTGMPTRQEQGDLQFALHPAQGDFPHIVTAPGDLRESYQDIFSAFNWAERYQMPIIVLSDKKLASVYTTIDKLELKYDKIDRGERFSGSEWTAVDAKGPNDSANGHNGKDGKAVQEYLRYALTKDGISPRSRPGIAGGRFWVTSDEHDPDGHITEGVEMRMAMMHKRMGKLALAQKAIPQDQQYTLHGPADAELTVLAWGSTKGTILDAIKVLEGRGKKINFLQCRLMKPFPAEAVGNILRKAKRIVSLEENYSGQLASLVTEHTGVIIKDRINKYDGRPFSEDEVVRALESAYVGGKAEPVVTHVR
- the hisS gene encoding histidine--tRNA ligase; translation: MPTFQAPRGTRDLLPEEAAAMDALQAVVQARALRYGYARISTPIIENRDVFVKGVGEGSDIVGYEMYEVGQRGEGGLTLRPEGTAAVTRALLENGLHKSPQPIRFFYWEPMFRGQRPQLLRFRQFWQWGLECYGAPEPAADVEIIDFANGLFAEVGFTAFELEINTIGDEGCQAKLKIALGEYFSKHREALSPQSQRRLDTNVLRVLDSKEPQDREIVAGAPKLRDILCDEDKKHFAEVQDGLTRLGIAYKVVETLVRGLDYYTRTVSEFVLTDPEFRKGSDIAVAAGGRYDGLVRRMGGPDLSGTGIAGGVDVLHYALKQQGVRVAEEPKADVYVVSGQPDDVADRTQVANPLREKGFRVAIDYSSRSLERQLESAIKHGASVAVIRGTPEARGGNLIVRDLIKREQRVTKLAAVVTEVGRHAPKYPKPTLWKPPANPDDHEPGAAGEAPFLTDPRV
- a CDS encoding aspartate ammonia-lyase, whose protein sequence is MAARREKDTLGEIDVPSDALWGAQTQRAIENYPISGYKPFPAFIHAMVRVKRAGALANAEAGRLEPKRRDAIVAACDEILAGKHMDQFVVDVFHSGAGVSLHMNVNEVLANRANQICGGGLGTYEHVNPNDHVNMSQSTNDVTPTAMRLAHLELTKTVCEELDKLADALAAKAARYANVVKPGRTHLQDAVPITYGQEIGGWGSRIKGAAARLRAGRTELCELGIGGTAAGTGLNADPQFRERVCRYLAEWYGEPIVPTKDLFASMQSMAPFVRISSGMRTASIELSQMCNDIRILVSGPRTGFGELVIPAVQPGSSIMPGKINPAIAEMVNQVCFQVIGNDATVAWGAQAGQLELNVMMPGINYAVCFSATILANAVRQLRTRTIEGMRVDEARVKELMDSSPSLIVTALTPHVGYAKSAALVKRALAERRPLIDVALDEKVLPEDKLRKILDALPMTKGGVQ
- a CDS encoding thiamine pyrophosphate-dependent enzyme codes for the protein MSVNTPVKLTIKDYKSELHNDWCAGCVAPDTRIVMEDSTSKPIGEVKVGDRVLGHDGKGHVVTEVMSHEHPDTLHRVRVKSFGELFITSDHPMYVVRRQRRKRVNTSWTPEWVPAGEVRPGDYLAYPRVTAGVDIESLPLAYTRKKKDTRSKPLPGTITVNDDFLRLAGYYVAEGYRHERSLVMTFGSHEHPLIDDAVALVGKVSELSARTVDRSDKGSVDVLVDSSYLAEIFSEWFGSGAESKRIPEPLMSLPASRQRELIRGLWLGDGWRNDTKGHFKTISAVLAQQVKTLLIRQGAVPTISPQPARPGHRRAYAVEVVSVRDYNIVRSILGEPLRERGKGKPPMCIDESYVYLPIRKNEVVPYDGMVHNLEVADVHSYVTEAGALHNCGDFGILTSIQMALAQQQLDPDKVAVFSGIGCSGKTPHYINAYGFHTLHGRVLTVATGARLANTNQTVLALGGDGDGYGIGAGYFVGAGRRNVDFAYIVHNNNVYGLTKGQASPTLAKGKKTKSMPEQSIQDGINPVAMAIASGYTFIARAYALEPKYTAGIIARAMQHRGAALVDVLQTCPTYNDLYTKEWYEGADLPEKRSRLYKLEEQGFDGKVQDPTDKQEIIAKKAAAVARSYEDEPIPIGVYYEIDLPTYEDEVFRRIPALKETPLVDQNSFERDVNPLLEAMR
- a CDS encoding cupin domain-containing protein, encoding MIAGPKIDGHSGSVRVRSTVAFEAKQKIPYFLGVSGKTAGAKDLSLSLIVVPPKGKAEPHTHSEFESAIYVISGRAVHHWGDRLQHSMETVAGDFLFVAPGVPHYPENPYDEPVIAVVARNDPDEQEHVIPFAEK
- a CDS encoding peptidylprolyl isomerase; the protein is MKRRSVLHGFVAGVALAACGSTAQSGGTKTGGTTTATPTPGGKATQATVELVKGGSFTFTLRPDKAPQTVERFAGKANSGFYNNLTFHRVEDWVVQGGDPKGTGTGGDRVPSEYNDLSFKLGAVGIARGQDPAFNNDSQWFVVKKDSTFLDKQYTNFGQVTSGMDVVAGIKIGDKIKSIKIG
- a CDS encoding DUF1643 domain-containing protein; this encodes MTGGASFSRDGRYRYRLWRRWDRSRPAIAFCMLNPSTADARRDDPTIRRCIGFARDWGYGGIEVVNIFALRATDPRELRSARDPVGPRNDAFMLRAAAQSPVVIAWGVHGVLRGRDAKALRLFGPRARLLALGHTRSGAPRHPLYLRRDAEATKYAPA